GAAAATTTGTAAGACTGGATAAGTCATGAAACTTGCAGAAAAACTTCGTTTAAACCGCCAAAAACGCCGCTGGCGCATTCGCAAGCGCGTGGTGGGAACGGCTGAGCGCCCCCGCCTGACGGTTACCTTCACCAACCAGCACATCCATGCCCAGTGCATCGACGACTATGAGCAAAAGACCATTGTTTCGGCTTCCACTTTGGCCAAGGATGTTCGCGACCAGAAACTCAAGCCCAACGTCGAAGGCGCTACCACACTCGGTAAGCTAATCGGCGAAAAGGCCAAGGGTGCCGGCGTCGAGAAGGTTGTCTTCGACCGCGCAGGCCGCCGCTACCATGGCTGCCTGAAGGCTTTCGCTGACGCCGCTCGCGAAGCCGGCCTTAACTTCTAAATTTATTCCGGAATCATGAGCAACATGCCAAACACTCAGCAAGGTCGCCAAGGCGGCGGCAATCGCCATGGCGGCGGCAATCGCCAGGGTGGCGAACGCGGCGGTAAGCGCCGTGACCGTAACGATCGCAACCGCGGTCAACAGCAAGAGCAAGAAGGTCCGGAACTGATCGAGAAGGTCGTCCACATCAACCGTTGCGCCAAGGTCGTAAAGGGTGGTCGTCGTTTCAGCTTTGCCGCACTCGTCGTCGTTGGTGACGGCAAGGGCAAGGTGGGCCTCGGCTATGGTAAGGCCAAGGAAGTGCCGGAAGCCATTCGCAAGGGCACCGAGCGCGCCCGCGCCAACATGGAAGAGATGCGCCTGAAGGGCACCACCATCCCGCACGAATGCCGTGGCATCAAGGACGGCGGCGAAGTGCTGCTTCGCCCGGCCACCGACGGTACTGGCGTTATTGCTGGTGGCGGCGTTCGCGCGGTCCTCGAAGCAGTTGGCGTCCACAACGTCCTCTCCAAGAACCTGGGCTCCAATACGCCCTTTGCCATGGTCAACGCGACCCTCGCCGCGCTGCGTAAGCTGCGTTCGGCCGAAGAAATCTCTCGCATCAAGGCCAAGGAGACGGAAATCGCTCCTGCATCGCCTCTCGTTTAACACTTTGAACAACTGCTCATTTGGCAGGTCACACCTCCAGCAAGCAACGTCATGAAACTTCATAATCTTAAGAATGTCCCGGGTGCCCGCAGCCGTCGCAAACGCGTCGGTATCGGTGAAGGCTCCGGTCGTGGTAAGACTTCGACCCACGGTCAAAAGGGTCAGAAGGCCCGCGCGGGCGGCAGCATCCGTATCGGCTTTGAGTCCGGTCACATCCCGCTGTATCGCCGCATGCCGCACCGTGGTTTCAACAACCACAACTTCCGCACCGACTACGCAATCGTCAACCTCAGCGACCTCGAGCGCGTGGAAGGCGACACCGTAGATCGCAAGGCGCTGATCCAAGCCGGTCTTATCCGTGCCAAGTCCAAGCTGATCAAAATCCTCGGCGACGGCGAGATCTCCCGCGCACTGACCGTTACCGCAGACAAGTTCTCCGGTTCGGCCCAGAGCAAGATCGAAGCCGCCGGCGGCAAGGTCATCGTTACCGGCGCAGCCGAAGCGGAATCCAAGGAATCAGCCGAATAGTTCCAGGAAGCATTTTATCAAGGGAGAAGGCAGTAGGAAGAGGGCAGAAGGGGCGAAGCTGATTTTCAATTCCCCCAAGTTATCGAAGATTTATATCTCGACACGTCTGCCATCTGCCTTCTGCCTTCTCTCTTTTAAAAAACCCGACCCGACTCGCTGTCATCAATGTCCAACGCTTTCGTCAACTGCTTTAAAATTCCCGAACTGAGGAGTAAGATCCTCTTTACGTTAGGGATGATCTTCATTGCCCGTGTTGGGGCGAATATTCCGTTGCCCGGCATCGACCCGCGACCGCTCCAGCGGTTCTTCGAGGAAGCTGCCGACGCCGGACTATTTGGCCTGTACAACATGTTTACCGGGGGCGCGCTGTTGAACGGTGCGGTCTTTGCGCTGGGCATCATGCCCTACATCAGCGCATCGATTATCCTGCAGCTGATGGGAGCCGTCGTGCCGACGCTCGCGCGCTTGCAGCAGGAGGGCGAGACCGGCCGGCAGAAGATCACGCAGTACACCCGTTACTTGACGATCGCCATTGCGCTCGTGCAGTCGATCCTGCTGAACCTGACCTTGCTCCGCAATCCGGGCGAGTTCTTCCAAGGGTTCTCAGTGGAGCAATACGGCAGCATTGTGTTGATCGACCCGACCTGGTTTTTGATTACGTCCACCATCTTCCTGACCGCGGGCACCGTCCTGCTCATGTGGATTGGTGAGCAGATCACGCAGCGCGGTATTGGTAACGGTATTTCTCTTTTGATCACGATCGGCATTTTGGCCGACTTGCCATCGGCAGTCATGTTCGCCTATGACGGCCTGACGGCTGGCGCGGGTGCTGCGGTGAAGATTTCCCTGGCGCAGTTTGCGGCCATGATGATCTTCCTGGTCGCGGTGATCGCGGGCATCGTTGCGGTGACGCAGGCGACGCGAAAAATCCCCGTCCAATACGCCAAGCGGATGGTCGGGCGACGCGTGATGGGCGGCCAGAGTTCATTCCTGCCGCTCAAGGTGAACTACGCCGGTGTGATGCCGGTCATCTTCGCCAGTGCGATTCTGATGTTCCCGACCTACCTGCTCGGCGCACTTGCCGGGGCAACGGGGCAGGACTTCTTCCGCGACATTGGTGCCTGGCTCAGCCCGGATCACTGGTTCTACTATGTGTTCTACTCGATGCTGATCATGGGCTTCTCGTATTTCTGGGTCTCCATCATGTTCAAGCCGATCCAGATTGCGGACGAGCTGAAGCGCAATGGCGGCTACATCCCTGGCGTTCGCCCGGGTGACCCCACCGCGAAGTTCCTCGACTTTGTGATGACGCGCCTCACCTTGGCGGGTGCCATCTTCCTGACGGTCATTGCGATCCTGCCACTTATCATCGGTGAATGGCTGAAAATTCCGTGGAAGGTTACCCAATTCTTTGGTGGCACCGGCACGCTGATCGCCGTTGGTGTGACGCTCGACACGATGCGCCAGATTGAAACGCACCTGCTCAACCGCCACTACGACGGCTTCCTGAAGAAGGGCAAGGCGCGCAACCGCTCCAAGTCCCGCACGCGTCAATTGGTGGACGTATCCGAAGTCAAGACGATGAACGTCGGCTGGCTCTGGACCGCATGTGGCGTCCTATTGGTTGTCGGCATCGTATCGTGGGTGCTGCTCGAATTTGACATTGTAAAGTAAGACCATTCCCGGTCGCTAATTTCGTAACCGTATCATGCTCCGCAAACGCAGCTATCGATCCATCCGACCCGACGAAGAAGTCGAGGCCGTGCGTGAGTCGTGCATCATTGCGGCAACGGTGCTCGACGAGCTGTGCAAGCTGGTCAAGCCCGGCGTGACGACTTACGATCTCGATCAGGAAGGCAAGAAGCTGATTGCGGAGATGGGTGCCGAAAGCGCCTGCTATAATTACCGCGTCGGCGAAAAGATTTATCCGGGTCATACCTGCCTGTCGGTCAACGACGAGGTGGTGCATGGCATCGGCAAACTGAGCCGCGTGCTCAACGAAGGCGACAACATCACCGTCGATGTTTGCGTGTTTCACAACGGTTTCGTGGGCGACAACGCGCGCACGGTTCTCGTGGGAAATGCCAGCGACGAAATGAAGTTGCTCGTCGAGCGCACGCAAGAAGCGCTCAAGCTCGGCATCGCCCAGGCGCGGGCTGGCAATCGGGTGGGGGACATTTCCCACGCGGTCCAGACCTTCGTGGAAGGCTTTGGCTACAACGTGGTCCGCAACTTTGTCGGGCACGGTGTAGGCCGCACGATGCACGAGGACCCTCAGATCCCCAACTTCGGACGCAAGAAGTCCGGCGCCAAACTTTATCCGGGCATGACGCTCGCGATTGAGCCCATGGTGGTCGCCGGTAGCTTCGATCTGGTGGAAGATGAGGACCAATGGACCGCCCGCACCAAAGACGGCAAACCGGCGGCCCATTTTGAACACACCGTTCTGGTTACGGAGGACGAACCAGAAATTTTAACAATTCCGAAAAAATAAGCTTTCCAAAGCGGCTGAATTTGCTATTTTCTCCGCTTTTCCCTGTTTACACACCTAACACTTTTAACACGAAATGCCACGTTTACTTGGAGTCGACATCCCCAGCGGTAAGAAGATCGAATACTCGCTGCAATACATCTATGGCGTAGGAGCGACCCGCGCCAAGAAGCTCTGCGAGCAGACCGGTATCGATCCGAACCGTCGCGCCCACGAGCTCAGCGAAGAAGAGCTGAACAAGTTCGCCGTACAAATCCAGGAAGACGGCTACCCGGTCGAGGGTGACCTCCGCCGCGAAGTCATCGGCAACCTGAAGCGTTTGCAGGCAGTTCGTTGCTACCGTGGCCTCCGCCACCAGCGCGGTTTGCCGGTTCGTGGTCAGCGCACACAGACCAACGCCCGCACCCGTAAGGGCGGTCGTCGCACCGTGGCTGCCAAGAAGAAGTAACCTTTTAGTATAGATCCATGAGCGAAGAAGAACAAAAGAAAGCGGCAGAAGCCGTCGCCGCGACCAAGGAGGTCAAGGACGAAGAAACCCCGGTAGCCACTGCCGAGGGCGATGCCCCCGCCGCTGAAGGCGAGGACGAAAAGAAGTCCGGCCAACCCTCTGCCAAGGACCTGCTGACCGAAGACCTCGGCATTGGCAAGATCCGTAAGGCTAAGGGTAGCAAGAACATCCACTCCGGCGTTGTTCACATCCTGGCGACTTTCAACAACACCAAGGTTACCTTCACGGACACCAACGGCAACGTCATCTCCTGGTCCAGTGCCGGTAAGATGAACTTCCGCGGTTCCCGTAAGTCCACCGCCTACGCCGCTCAAGTGGTGACTCAGGACGCTGGCAAGGTAGCCCTGTCCCACGGCATGAAGGAAGTTTCCGTCAAGGTCAAGGGCCCGGGCATGGGTCGTGACTCCGCTATCCGCGCGCTGCAAAGCCTCGGCCTGATCGTTACCGGTATCACCGACTCGACTCCGGTCCCGCACAATGGCTGCCGCCCGCCAAAGCGTCGCCGCGTTTAATCAATTTTCAACTATCTATTGTCTATTATCAATTGTCAGTGAGGCGCTATACAAGAGCGTTACTCATTGAAAACTGAAAATTGAAAATCGACTACTGATAATTCCATATTTTTTCTTTGCTTTCCGGTGATGGCAATCCGGAAAGCGTTTAACACGAGACTGCCACCAAGATAAGATAACATTATGGCTCGTTATACCGGACCAACAACACGCATCAACCGCCGTTTTGGCCAGGCGATCTACGCCCCCAATAAGGCATTTGAGCGCAAGCCGTACCTCCCTGGACAACACGGACCACGCCTGCGCCGCAAACAATCCGATTACGCAATCGGTCTGAACGAGAAGCAGAAGCTTCGCTACATGTTCGGCCTGACGGAAAAGCAATTCCGCCTTACCTTCGCCAAGGCGAAGAATCAAAAGGGTGTTACGGGTGAAATTTTCCTGAGCTTGCTCGAAACCCGCCTCGACAACGTGGTTTACCGCCTTGGTTTGGCGAAGACCCGTCGTGCAGCCCGTCAGTTTGTCAACCACGGCCACATCAAGGTGAACGGCCACAAGGTGGACATCCCCAGCTACGCAACCAAGCCCGGTGACGTGATTGAAGTGCGCGAGCGCACCTCTTCCCGCCAGTTGGCCACCCGTTGCCTGGAGGAAACCCAGTTTCGCACGGTACCAGCCTGGATGACGATGGAGCGCGACGCGATTCGCGGCACCGTCAGCCGGGAACCGGCCGTCGACGAGATGGAGCAGGACATCAACCTGCAGATCATCGTCGAATACTACAGCCGATAAAACCAACCAGTCACAGGGGGAACGTTTCGTTCCCCTTTTCCCCTTTACTCGCCCGCGGCCACTATCACACAAATTAATCCGGAAATAATGAGCACTGTCGAAGAAGCACCAGCCACCGACACTAATTTCACCTCGCGCACCAAGCGCTTGGGCAAGTTCGAGCTGCCGAAACGTCTCGTTAAAGACGAGTCGACGGCAACGGACACCTATGCGCAGTTTACCGCAGAGCCGTTTGAAACCGGCTATGGCCACACCATTGGCAACAGCCTGCGTCGCATCCTGCTGAGCTCCATCGAAGGCGCTGCCTTCAGCTCGGTCAAGATCGACAATGTCGACCACGAATTCCAAAGCCTTGAAGGCGTCGTTGAAGACATCACTGACATCGTCCTGAACCTCAAGAAGGTTCTCCTCGTTTCCCACAAGCGCGAGCCCGTGAAGCTCCTGCTCGACGTGAACAAGGAAGGTGCCGTTACCGCTGGTGACATCAAGCCGGACAGCAATGTCGAAGTCCTCAACCCGGAACAGGTCATTTGCACGCTGGACAAGCCCATGCGTTTCCTGGCCGAGTTTGAAGTTCGCGTCGGTCGTGGTTATGCCACTGCCGAGCAGAACAAGCCGGAAGAGCAACTCATCGGCCTTATTCCGATTGATTCCCTTTTCAGCCCGGTTCGCCTCGTGAAGTATCACGTGGAGCAGACCCGCGTTGGCCAAATGACCGACTATGACAAGCTGATCCTCGAGGTCACTACGGATGGTCGCGTCACTCCGGACGATGCACTGAAGGAATCCGCCGCGATCCTGCGTCACCACCTCGACGTGTTTGACCAGGTCAGCAAGGAAACCGTTGAGTTCGACCACGAGACCAAGGAGATCAGCGAAGAGCAGAACCGTCTGCGCAAGCTGCTCAACATGTCCGTGAACGAAATCGAGCTCTCCGTCCGCGCCGCAAACTGCCTCAACAACGCGAACATCACGACCGTTGGCGAGCTGGCGATGAAGTCCGAGCAAGAAATGCTCAAGTACCGCAACTTCGGTAAGAAGTCGCTTAACGAAATTAAGGCAAAGCTGGAGCAGCTCGGCCTGTCCCTGGGGATGAAGCTCGACGAGCGCCTGTTGGAAGGCATCGGCGAATAAGCGCCCCGCTGTTTTTAACCAATTATAATTCTTTAGACCAATGCGTCACCGTTCACACCGTCACAGCCTCGGCGTCAAGAAGGAGCACCGTGAAGCTCTCATGGCCAACCTCGCCGCAGCGCTCTTCCGCCACGGCCGTATCGAGACCACCCTGGCCAAGGCCAAGGCTCTCCGTCCGTTCGCCGAAAAGATCATCACCCTCGCCAAGAAGGCAGCCGCTACCGACGACGCCAGCCGCAAGCTGCACTACCGTCGCCAGGCGATCGCCAAGGTGCGCGACAAGGCAGCCGTCAAGGCTCTCTTCGACGAGCGCGTTAACGAATTCGTTAACCGCAAGGGTGGTTACGTCCGCATTTACAAGCTGATCCAGCGCGAGAGCGATGGTGCCTCCATGGGCATCATTGAGCTGATCTCTGGCGATGACGAAGGCTACACCAAGTCCAAGCGCGCCAAGAAGCCAGCTGCCAAAAAGGAAAAGGCTGAAAAGCCCGCCGAGGAAGCTCCGGTTGCTGTCGAAGAAGCGCCTGCTGCTGAAGAAGCAGCCGCCGAAGGCGACGCGTCATCCGAAGAGGAAAAGAAGGACTAATTTCAACTCGCAAGAGACTCGAGTTTTACGGATCGGCGCGCACCTGCCAGCAGGGCGCGCCATCTTGTTTGAATTTCCGTTGAAGCGCCGCGACACAGATGATCGAAATTGGCTTTTCCTGGTTCACTTTGCTCTATGTGGCAGCGGGTTTGCTTACGGTATTCGGACTATGGCTTTACTATGATTGGCGAGACAAGCACCTCTACGAACGCGAACGCGCGCGAGTGGCCTTCCACTGTATCAAGTGTGGCCGGGTCTATTCCGCCCGCAAGCGTGCTGAAGTCGCCAACTGCCCCAACTGTGGTTTCGAAAACCAGAAACTGAAATTTTAATTCCCTGATTTTTAACTACCTTACTGTCCATAAAACTATGTCACAGCAGACACTCGCCGTTCTCGATTTTGGTTCCCAATACACGCAGGTCATTGCCCGCCGCATTCGCGAGTGTAATGTGTACTCGCGTATCTATCCGTATTCCGTCACTGCGGCGGAGCTGAAGAAAGACGGCGTTAGCGGCATCATCCTCTCCGGTGGCCCCAGCAGTGTGCTGGCCAAGGGTGCGCCTTTGCCCGATAAGAAGCTGTTCGACCTGGGTGTGCCGGTGCTCGGCATTTGCTACGGCGTCCAGTTGATGGGGAAGCTGCTCGGCGGCGAAGTCGCCCGCAGTGATCGTCGCGAGTATGGTCGCGGTGCCATGACGGTTAAGAAGAAGGGCAAGCTGCTCAAAGGCCTGCCCAAGACGCTCAAGGTCTGGAATTCCCACGGTGACAAACTGACCAAGATTCCGGATGGATTCGAGGTCATTGCCTACACCGAGAACAGCGAAAACTCCGTGATTGCCGACGAGAAGCGCAATTTCTACGGCATTCAGTTCCACCCGGAAGTACACCACAGTGAACGCGGCGTGGAGATCCTGAAGAACTTCCTGCACGGCATTTGCAAGTTCAAGGGTGATTGGAAAATGGCCAACTACATCGAGATGGCCACCGAGGAAATTCGCAAGCAAGTCGGCGACAAGCGTGTGATCCTTGGCCTGTCCGGCGGCGTGGATTCATCCGTGGCTGCGGCATTGATTCACCGCGCGATTGGCGACCAGCTGACCTGTGTTTTCGTGGACAACGGCCTCCTGCGCAAGAATGAGCGCGAGAAGGTCGAAGACCTGTTCAAGGGCCACTTCCATATCGACTTGCGCACAGTCAAGGCGGGCAATCTTTTCCTCAAGGCGCTCAAGGGCGTCACCGATCCTGAGAAGAAGCGTAAGATTATCGGCAAGGTCTTCATCGATGTCTTTGATGACGCCGTGAAAAAGATCGGCGACGTCGACTTCCTCGCTCAGGGCACGCTTTACCCGGACGTCATTGAATCCGTTGCGATCGATGGCAATCCGGCCGCGCTGATCAAGAGTCACCACAATGTGGGCGGCTTGCCCAAGCGCATGAAGCTCAAGCTGCTCGAACCGCTGCGCGAGCTGTTTAAGGACGAGGTCCGCAAGCTTGGCGAAGAGCTTGGCTTGCCGAAGGAAATGATCTGGCGCCATCCGTTCCCCGGTCCCGGCCTGGGCGTGCGTGTGATGGGCGAGATCAAGAAAAAGTATCTCACGATCCTCAAGGAGTCTGACGCCATCTTCCTCGAAGAGATGAAGCGCACCGGTTACTACGACAAGGTGTGGCAGGCGTTCTGCGTCTTCCTGCCGGTGCAAACGGTCGGTGTGATGGGTGACGAGCGCACCTACGACTACGTCGTTGCGCTGCGCGTGGTGGAATCCCAGGACGCGATGACCGCTGACTGGGCGCACATCCCGCATGACGTGCTCGGCCTGATCTCCAACCGCATTATTAATGAGGTGGAGGGCGTGAACCGCGTCGTGCTGGACATCAGCTCCAAGCCGCCCAGCACGATCGAGTGGGAATAATCCCAGCCGAATCTTAACGCGAGCTGTGATCGCCTATCAGGCGATCTTCAGCTGCTCGAGCCTCGGCTCTTTGCTCAGTGGTGTATCGGGCGCTTCAATGATGTGAGTCGCCCCGCTTTCTGCGCGTGGAATCAGGGATTCGGCAAGGCGTAGCTTGCGCGCCAGGCGTTGGTCGCCGAGAGCCTCACAATCTTTCAGCACTTCGCGGTAAACCAACTGGAAGCGGGCGATTGTCTTGGTGCGATCGGTGCTAAGGAATTTCTTTTCCGGGATGTGGCTGGCCACCGATTTCATTGCTTGGTCATCGAGTGACTCCTTGGCCTCGCGGATGGCGAAGTTCAGGATCTCGCGACGGGCCCGACCATTGTCGATAAAGGTCTCCCATGCGTCGCGGTTGTGTATTTGGTCGTCAGTGAGTTCGTCGAGTTTTACCAAACTGCATTCGAGGGAATACAGTGACATGATTTCGCTTAGGAGCGTTTGGATACTAATGATCGGTAGCATGACCTCAGTATTGCAAATTTCAGACCCTAGATTTTCGAGTTTTGTAAGCCGTTGATTGTGAATGCAATAAGGCTTTTGTTGGTTGTTGTTGTCGTGCGAAATGCAATATATTTTTCTTGACGAAGCGGCATATTGCACTTTGCAGGGGCAAATTTTCTACAATTTTTTCTTTCGGTATTGGTCAGAATAGCGATAATTCGCTTTGATCAAATATTCAGCATTTGCCTATTTCCTTAATGCCAATAGCTCAGCCTGCCTCGATCCGATTCATCCAATTCGTCCGCCAGCAAACCCGTGAGTCTCATGATGAATTGGAGCAAATCATGTCTACCCAATTGGATTGTTCCGAGTTGAGGGGGTATCGTCGTTGGTTGCTGGAATTGTATTCTCTGTGGACTCCGATGGAGCAACGCTTGCTTGAATCGACTCTGTTTGCGGAGCAGCCGTCACTGAGAAGCCTGCTGCGTACCGAGCGCATGCGTGGGGATTTGGCGCATCTATACGGGGAGGAATTTCAACC
This is a stretch of genomic DNA from Cerasicoccus sp. TK19100. It encodes these proteins:
- the rplR gene encoding 50S ribosomal protein L18; this encodes MKLAEKLRLNRQKRRWRIRKRVVGTAERPRLTVTFTNQHIHAQCIDDYEQKTIVSASTLAKDVRDQKLKPNVEGATTLGKLIGEKAKGAGVEKVVFDRAGRRYHGCLKAFADAAREAGLNF
- the rpsE gene encoding 30S ribosomal protein S5; translated protein: MSNMPNTQQGRQGGGNRHGGGNRQGGERGGKRRDRNDRNRGQQQEQEGPELIEKVVHINRCAKVVKGGRRFSFAALVVVGDGKGKVGLGYGKAKEVPEAIRKGTERARANMEEMRLKGTTIPHECRGIKDGGEVLLRPATDGTGVIAGGGVRAVLEAVGVHNVLSKNLGSNTPFAMVNATLAALRKLRSAEEISRIKAKETEIAPASPLV
- the rplO gene encoding 50S ribosomal protein L15, whose product is MKLHNLKNVPGARSRRKRVGIGEGSGRGKTSTHGQKGQKARAGGSIRIGFESGHIPLYRRMPHRGFNNHNFRTDYAIVNLSDLERVEGDTVDRKALIQAGLIRAKSKLIKILGDGEISRALTVTADKFSGSAQSKIEAAGGKVIVTGAAEAESKESAE
- the secY gene encoding preprotein translocase subunit SecY, encoding MSNAFVNCFKIPELRSKILFTLGMIFIARVGANIPLPGIDPRPLQRFFEEAADAGLFGLYNMFTGGALLNGAVFALGIMPYISASIILQLMGAVVPTLARLQQEGETGRQKITQYTRYLTIAIALVQSILLNLTLLRNPGEFFQGFSVEQYGSIVLIDPTWFLITSTIFLTAGTVLLMWIGEQITQRGIGNGISLLITIGILADLPSAVMFAYDGLTAGAGAAVKISLAQFAAMMIFLVAVIAGIVAVTQATRKIPVQYAKRMVGRRVMGGQSSFLPLKVNYAGVMPVIFASAILMFPTYLLGALAGATGQDFFRDIGAWLSPDHWFYYVFYSMLIMGFSYFWVSIMFKPIQIADELKRNGGYIPGVRPGDPTAKFLDFVMTRLTLAGAIFLTVIAILPLIIGEWLKIPWKVTQFFGGTGTLIAVGVTLDTMRQIETHLLNRHYDGFLKKGKARNRSKSRTRQLVDVSEVKTMNVGWLWTACGVLLVVGIVSWVLLEFDIVK
- the map gene encoding type I methionyl aminopeptidase, which encodes MLRKRSYRSIRPDEEVEAVRESCIIAATVLDELCKLVKPGVTTYDLDQEGKKLIAEMGAESACYNYRVGEKIYPGHTCLSVNDEVVHGIGKLSRVLNEGDNITVDVCVFHNGFVGDNARTVLVGNASDEMKLLVERTQEALKLGIAQARAGNRVGDISHAVQTFVEGFGYNVVRNFVGHGVGRTMHEDPQIPNFGRKKSGAKLYPGMTLAIEPMVVAGSFDLVEDEDQWTARTKDGKPAAHFEHTVLVTEDEPEILTIPKK
- the rpsM gene encoding 30S ribosomal protein S13 — protein: MPRLLGVDIPSGKKIEYSLQYIYGVGATRAKKLCEQTGIDPNRRAHELSEEELNKFAVQIQEDGYPVEGDLRREVIGNLKRLQAVRCYRGLRHQRGLPVRGQRTQTNARTRKGGRRTVAAKKK
- the rpsK gene encoding 30S ribosomal protein S11, which produces MSEEEQKKAAEAVAATKEVKDEETPVATAEGDAPAAEGEDEKKSGQPSAKDLLTEDLGIGKIRKAKGSKNIHSGVVHILATFNNTKVTFTDTNGNVISWSSAGKMNFRGSRKSTAYAAQVVTQDAGKVALSHGMKEVSVKVKGPGMGRDSAIRALQSLGLIVTGITDSTPVPHNGCRPPKRRRV
- the rpsD gene encoding 30S ribosomal protein S4 codes for the protein MARYTGPTTRINRRFGQAIYAPNKAFERKPYLPGQHGPRLRRKQSDYAIGLNEKQKLRYMFGLTEKQFRLTFAKAKNQKGVTGEIFLSLLETRLDNVVYRLGLAKTRRAARQFVNHGHIKVNGHKVDIPSYATKPGDVIEVRERTSSRQLATRCLEETQFRTVPAWMTMERDAIRGTVSREPAVDEMEQDINLQIIVEYYSR
- a CDS encoding DNA-directed RNA polymerase subunit alpha — encoded protein: MSTVEEAPATDTNFTSRTKRLGKFELPKRLVKDESTATDTYAQFTAEPFETGYGHTIGNSLRRILLSSIEGAAFSSVKIDNVDHEFQSLEGVVEDITDIVLNLKKVLLVSHKREPVKLLLDVNKEGAVTAGDIKPDSNVEVLNPEQVICTLDKPMRFLAEFEVRVGRGYATAEQNKPEEQLIGLIPIDSLFSPVRLVKYHVEQTRVGQMTDYDKLILEVTTDGRVTPDDALKESAAILRHHLDVFDQVSKETVEFDHETKEISEEQNRLRKLLNMSVNEIELSVRAANCLNNANITTVGELAMKSEQEMLKYRNFGKKSLNEIKAKLEQLGLSLGMKLDERLLEGIGE
- the rplQ gene encoding 50S ribosomal protein L17 yields the protein MRHRSHRHSLGVKKEHREALMANLAAALFRHGRIETTLAKAKALRPFAEKIITLAKKAAATDDASRKLHYRRQAIAKVRDKAAVKALFDERVNEFVNRKGGYVRIYKLIQRESDGASMGIIELISGDDEGYTKSKRAKKPAAKKEKAEKPAEEAPVAVEEAPAAEEAAAEGDASSEEEKKD
- the guaA gene encoding glutamine-hydrolyzing GMP synthase, giving the protein MSQQTLAVLDFGSQYTQVIARRIRECNVYSRIYPYSVTAAELKKDGVSGIILSGGPSSVLAKGAPLPDKKLFDLGVPVLGICYGVQLMGKLLGGEVARSDRREYGRGAMTVKKKGKLLKGLPKTLKVWNSHGDKLTKIPDGFEVIAYTENSENSVIADEKRNFYGIQFHPEVHHSERGVEILKNFLHGICKFKGDWKMANYIEMATEEIRKQVGDKRVILGLSGGVDSSVAAALIHRAIGDQLTCVFVDNGLLRKNEREKVEDLFKGHFHIDLRTVKAGNLFLKALKGVTDPEKKRKIIGKVFIDVFDDAVKKIGDVDFLAQGTLYPDVIESVAIDGNPAALIKSHHNVGGLPKRMKLKLLEPLRELFKDEVRKLGEELGLPKEMIWRHPFPGPGLGVRVMGEIKKKYLTILKESDAIFLEEMKRTGYYDKVWQAFCVFLPVQTVGVMGDERTYDYVVALRVVESQDAMTADWAHIPHDVLGLISNRIINEVEGVNRVVLDISSKPPSTIEWE